One region of Trinickia violacea genomic DNA includes:
- a CDS encoding polyphosphate kinase 2 family protein, translated as MSKQPNLDDFRVPYAGNGNGKKTAKFALTDFDTAAKPFSSGSKEADRERLAEIGKRLDELQERLHAQRRQRVLLVLQGMDTSGKDGTVRAVFHEVDPLGLRIVPFKVPTPLELAHDFLWRVHANAPAAGELTVFNRSHYEDVLVPRVLKQIDDAQTERRYKHIRQFEELLVDAGATIIKCFLHISKDEQKSRLQARIDDPTKHWKFDVSDIEARKFWDAYQDAYRDTLAATSTEYAPWYVIPADSKTHRNVMIAELLLRELEGMKLEFPPAKEALKGVKVE; from the coding sequence ATGTCGAAGCAACCGAATCTGGACGACTTCCGCGTTCCGTACGCCGGCAACGGCAACGGCAAGAAGACCGCGAAATTCGCGCTGACCGATTTCGATACTGCGGCGAAGCCGTTTTCGAGCGGATCGAAAGAGGCCGACCGTGAACGCCTGGCGGAGATCGGCAAGCGGCTCGACGAGCTGCAGGAGCGCCTTCACGCGCAGCGCCGCCAGCGCGTGCTGCTCGTGCTGCAGGGCATGGACACGAGCGGCAAGGACGGCACTGTGCGCGCTGTGTTCCACGAAGTCGATCCGCTCGGCTTGCGCATCGTGCCATTCAAGGTGCCGACGCCGCTCGAGCTCGCGCACGACTTCCTGTGGCGCGTGCACGCGAACGCGCCGGCCGCGGGAGAGCTGACGGTCTTCAATCGCAGCCACTACGAAGACGTGCTCGTGCCGCGCGTGCTCAAGCAGATCGACGACGCCCAAACCGAGCGTCGCTACAAGCACATCCGGCAATTCGAAGAACTGCTCGTCGATGCCGGCGCGACGATCATCAAGTGCTTCCTGCATATTTCGAAGGACGAGCAAAAGAGCCGCTTGCAGGCCCGCATCGACGATCCGACGAAGCACTGGAAGTTCGACGTCTCCGACATCGAAGCGCGCAAGTTCTGGGACGCGTATCAAGACGCCTATCGCGACACACTCGCCGCGACCTCGACGGAATATGCGCCGTGGTACGTGATTCCGGCCGATTCGAAAACGCATCGCAACGTGATGATTGCCGAGCTGCTGCTGCGCGAGCTCGAAGGCATGAAGCTCGAATTTCCGCCCGCGAAGGAAGCGCTCAAAGGCGTCAAGGTCGAATGA
- the gatB gene encoding Asp-tRNA(Asn)/Glu-tRNA(Gln) amidotransferase subunit GatB produces the protein MEWEVVIGLETHAQLSTASKIFSGASTQFGAEPNTQACPVDLALPGVLPVMNKGAVERAIRFGLAIGATVASRSIFARKNYFYPDLPKGYQISQYEIPVVQGGQITIQVPANDKAGTAAYEKTVNLTRAHLEEDAGKSLHEDFAGMTGIDLNRAGTPLLEIVTEPEMRSAAEAVAYAKALHGLVVWLGICDGNMQEGSFRCDANVSVRPVGQKEFGTRAEIKNLNSFRFLEEAIQYEVRRQIELIEDGGTVVQETRLYDPDKRETRSMRSKEDAHDYRYFPDPDLMPLVIDAAWIERVKGEMPELPAGMQKRFVEQYGVTPYDAGVLTSSKAMSAYFEAVVAKAGVAQSKTAANWLMGEVSSQLNRDGLDIAECPVSAAQLALVLQRIADGTISNKIAKEIFLAIWDEKATDETAADRIIEAKGLKQISDTGALEAIIDEVLAANPKSVEEFRAGKEKAFNALIGQAMKATKGKANPQQVNELLKKKLS, from the coding sequence ATGGAATGGGAAGTCGTTATCGGTCTCGAGACGCACGCGCAGCTCTCGACGGCCTCGAAGATTTTCTCGGGCGCCTCGACGCAGTTCGGCGCCGAGCCGAACACGCAGGCGTGCCCCGTCGATCTCGCGCTGCCGGGCGTGCTGCCGGTGATGAACAAGGGCGCAGTGGAGCGCGCGATCCGCTTCGGTCTCGCGATCGGCGCGACCGTCGCGTCGCGCAGCATCTTCGCGCGCAAGAATTATTTCTATCCCGATCTGCCGAAGGGCTATCAGATCAGCCAGTACGAGATCCCCGTCGTGCAAGGCGGCCAGATCACGATCCAGGTGCCCGCGAACGACAAGGCCGGCACGGCCGCGTACGAAAAGACCGTCAACCTCACGCGCGCTCACCTCGAAGAAGATGCGGGCAAGTCGCTGCATGAAGACTTCGCGGGCATGACCGGCATCGACTTGAATCGCGCCGGCACACCGCTGCTCGAGATCGTCACCGAGCCGGAAATGCGCAGCGCCGCCGAGGCGGTCGCCTATGCGAAGGCGCTGCATGGGCTCGTCGTGTGGCTCGGCATTTGCGACGGCAACATGCAGGAAGGGTCGTTCCGCTGCGACGCGAACGTGTCGGTGCGTCCGGTCGGACAGAAGGAATTCGGCACGCGCGCGGAGATCAAGAACCTGAACTCGTTCCGCTTCCTCGAAGAAGCGATCCAGTACGAAGTGCGCCGCCAGATCGAGCTGATCGAGGACGGCGGCACCGTCGTGCAGGAAACGCGCCTCTACGATCCGGACAAGCGCGAAACGCGCTCGATGCGCAGCAAGGAAGACGCGCACGATTACCGCTATTTCCCCGATCCCGACCTGATGCCGCTCGTGATCGATGCGGCGTGGATCGAGCGCGTGAAGGGCGAGATGCCCGAGCTGCCTGCGGGCATGCAGAAGCGCTTCGTCGAGCAATACGGCGTGACGCCGTATGACGCCGGCGTGCTGACGTCGAGCAAGGCGATGTCGGCGTACTTCGAAGCGGTCGTTGCGAAGGCGGGCGTGGCTCAGTCGAAGACGGCGGCGAACTGGCTGATGGGCGAAGTGTCGTCGCAGCTGAACCGCGACGGGCTCGACATCGCCGAGTGCCCCGTCTCCGCGGCGCAGCTCGCACTGGTGCTGCAACGGATCGCCGACGGCACGATCTCGAACAAGATCGCGAAGGAAATCTTCCTCGCGATCTGGGACGAGAAAGCTACCGACGAAACCGCCGCCGACCGCATCATCGAAGCCAAGGGCCTGAAGCAGATCTCGGATACCGGCGCGCTCGAAGCGATCATCGATGAAGTGCTCGCCGCGAACCCGAAGTCGGTCGAGGAATTCCGCGCCGGCAAGGAAAAGGCGTTCAACGCGCTGATCGGCCAGGCGATGAAGGCGACCAAGGGCAAGGCCAATCCGCAGCAGGTCAACGAGCTGTTGAAGAAGAAGCTGTCTTGA
- the gatA gene encoding Asp-tRNA(Asn)/Glu-tRNA(Gln) amidotransferase subunit GatA, protein MHAKSLTELRALITSKECSAVEMAQHYLKRIDAANALNAFIQVDPELTLAQAKSADERIAKGDTGALVGLPIAHKDVFVTRGWRSTAGSKMLEGYVSPFDATVVERFARAGMVTLGKTNMDEFAMGSSNENSAFGAVKNPWDTAAVPGGSSGGSAAAVAARLAPAATATDTGGSIRQPASFSGVTGIKPTYGRVSRYGMIAFASSLDQGGPMAQSAADCAALLNAMAGFDERDSTSLTRDDEDYTRYLGKTWSADGSDAKPLAGLRIGLPKEYFGAGLADDVRAAVDAALKQYEALGATLVPVTLPKTELSIPVYYVIAPAEASSNLSRFDGVRFGHRAAQYRDLLDMYKKSRAEGFGHEVKRRILVGTYVLSHGYYDAYYLQAQKIRRIIAQDFEEAFKSCDVIMGPVAPSVAWDIGAKGDDPLQMYLADVYTLSISLAGLPGMSVPCGFGAGANAKRPVGLQIVGNYFNEARMLQVADAFQRATDWHKQSPAGV, encoded by the coding sequence ATGCACGCAAAGAGTTTGACCGAGCTGCGCGCGCTCATCACGTCGAAGGAATGTTCGGCCGTCGAGATGGCGCAGCACTATCTGAAGCGAATCGACGCCGCGAACGCGCTCAACGCGTTCATCCAGGTCGATCCTGAACTGACGCTCGCGCAGGCGAAGTCCGCCGACGAACGCATCGCGAAGGGCGACACCGGGGCGCTCGTCGGCCTGCCGATCGCGCACAAGGACGTATTCGTCACGCGCGGCTGGCGTTCCACCGCCGGCTCGAAGATGCTCGAAGGCTACGTGAGCCCGTTCGATGCGACGGTCGTCGAGCGCTTCGCGCGCGCCGGCATGGTGACGCTCGGCAAGACCAACATGGACGAGTTCGCGATGGGCTCGTCGAACGAGAACTCGGCGTTCGGCGCCGTGAAAAATCCTTGGGATACGGCCGCGGTGCCCGGCGGCTCGTCGGGCGGCTCGGCCGCGGCCGTGGCCGCGCGTCTCGCGCCCGCGGCAACCGCCACCGACACCGGCGGCTCGATTCGCCAGCCGGCGTCGTTCTCGGGCGTGACCGGCATCAAGCCCACTTACGGCCGCGTTTCGCGCTACGGGATGATCGCGTTCGCGTCTTCGCTCGACCAGGGCGGCCCGATGGCGCAGAGCGCCGCCGATTGCGCGGCATTGCTCAACGCGATGGCCGGCTTCGACGAGCGCGATTCGACGAGCCTCACGCGCGACGACGAGGACTACACGCGCTATCTCGGCAAGACGTGGTCGGCTGACGGCTCGGACGCGAAGCCGCTCGCGGGCTTGCGCATCGGCTTGCCGAAGGAGTACTTCGGCGCCGGTCTCGCCGACGACGTGCGCGCCGCCGTCGACGCCGCGCTCAAGCAATACGAAGCGCTCGGCGCGACGCTCGTGCCCGTGACGCTGCCGAAGACGGAGCTGTCCATTCCCGTCTACTACGTGATCGCCCCGGCGGAAGCGTCGTCGAACCTCTCGCGCTTCGACGGCGTCCGTTTCGGCCATCGCGCGGCGCAATACCGCGATCTGCTCGACATGTACAAGAAGTCGCGCGCCGAAGGCTTCGGTCACGAAGTGAAGCGCCGCATTCTGGTCGGCACGTATGTGCTCTCGCACGGCTACTACGACGCGTACTACCTGCAGGCGCAGAAGATCCGGCGCATCATCGCGCAGGACTTCGAGGAAGCGTTCAAGTCCTGCGACGTGATCATGGGGCCGGTCGCGCCTTCGGTGGCGTGGGATATCGGCGCGAAGGGCGACGATCCGCTGCAGATGTATCTCGCCGACGTCTACACGCTGTCGATCAGCCTCGCGGGCCTGCCCGGCATGAGCGTGCCGTGCGGCTTCGGCGCGGGCGCGAACGCGAAGCGCCCGGTCGGCTTGCAGATCGTCGGCAACTATTTCAATGAAGCCCGGATGCTGCAGGTCGCCGACGCGTTCCAGCGCGCCACCGACTGGCACAAGCAATCCCCGGCAGGAGTCTGA
- the gatC gene encoding Asp-tRNA(Asn)/Glu-tRNA(Gln) amidotransferase subunit GatC: MALTLTDVKRIAHLARLELADADAEHTLTQLNEFFGLVEQMQAVDTTGIAPLAHPIEHIEDVALRLREDAVTESVDRDSNQRPAPAVQDGLYLVPKVIE; encoded by the coding sequence ATGGCTTTGACCCTGACCGATGTTAAACGCATCGCGCACCTGGCGCGCCTCGAATTGGCCGACGCCGATGCCGAGCACACGCTGACCCAGCTCAACGAATTCTTCGGGCTCGTCGAGCAGATGCAGGCCGTCGATACGACCGGCATCGCGCCGCTCGCCCATCCGATCGAGCACATCGAAGACGTCGCGCTGCGCTTGCGCGAGGACGCCGTCACCGAGTCGGTCGACCGCGACTCGAATCAGCGTCCGGCGCCCGCGGTGCAGGATGGCCTGTACCTCGTCCCGAAAGTGATCGAATAA